The Cloacibacterium sp. TD35 region CGAGTATTCTGCGCCGTTTTGCATCGCAAAAAGATAAAGTAAACCTCCTAAAAACAAAAATGCCAAGTTTACTAGCAACAGCGTTCCAGCAAAAGTGAGCATGTTCTTTTTAGAATTCTTAAGGTTATCTACAGAAATATTTTTTTGCATCATTTCTTGGTCTAGGCCAGTCATGGCAATGGTAATAAACATTCCGCCTAGAATTGTTTTTAAGAAAAATGTTTTAGAATTAATATCAGTATTAATGAAATGGGTGTAGTCTTTATCTGCCAAAATGTTGAAGGCTTCAGGAGTAGAAAGATTAAGATTTGATAAAATATAAATAATACAGGCAACTAGGCTGATAATCATAAATGAAGTTTGTAATGTATCTGTAATAACAATGGTCTTTACACCGCCTTCATAGGTGTAGAGCAGTACCATTAAAAGTATTACTGCTGCAGTAACCCAAAATGGGACACCAAGATTTTCTAATAAAAATAATTGCAAAACATTAACCACTAAATATAATCTTGCAGTGGCACCAATAGCTCTAGAAATGATGAAGAATAAAGAACCAATTTTGTGAGCTTCTACATTAAATCTTTTTCCTAAATAGGTGTAGATAGAAGTAAGATTCATCTTGTAATAAAGAGGAAGCAAAATAGCGGCAACAATGAAATATCCGATGAAAAAACCAATCACCATCATGTAATATTCAAATCCGCCAAAAGGATAATTACCGGCAGTCATTTTACCTACGGTTCCCGGAACAGAAATAAAAGTTACACCGCTTAAACTAGTGCCAATCATTCCAAAAGCAACGAGCCACCATTTACTTTTTTTGTTCCCGATGAAAAAAGATTGATTGTCTGAATTTCTACTAGTGAAATAAGAAATTACGAGAAGTCCTACAAAATATACAAATACAAAAATTAGCAACACCTTTGCTGAATCCATTCTTATAAAATTTAAGTTGAG contains the following coding sequences:
- a CDS encoding sodium:solute symporter, which translates into the protein MDSAKVLLIFVFVYFVGLLVISYFTSRNSDNQSFFIGNKKSKWWLVAFGMIGTSLSGVTFISVPGTVGKMTAGNYPFGGFEYYMMVIGFFIGYFIVAAILLPLYYKMNLTSIYTYLGKRFNVEAHKIGSLFFIISRAIGATARLYLVVNVLQLFLLENLGVPFWVTAAVILLMVLLYTYEGGVKTIVITDTLQTSFMIISLVACIIYILSNLNLSTPEAFNILADKDYTHFINTDINSKTFFLKTILGGMFITIAMTGLDQEMMQKNISVDNLKNSKKNMLTFAGTLLLVNLAFLFLGGLLYLFAMQNGAEYSQLVDVVNGKENITNIFGFKDAAGNINNIMGDDLFPALSLQGYFPMFISVIFIIGLTSALFPSADGALTAVTSSYCVDLLNLNEDTTRAEKQKKTLRMKIHLIFTVVFFLLIMIFKWIDDKSIVYLIMEVAGYTYGPLLGLFAFGIFTKHTISKKYAILSVTILAPIFTYLINYVVSNFSDYKIGVELIILNGLLTFIGLWLVRKK